Genomic window (Candidatus Zixiibacteriota bacterium):
ACATCACGACGGCAGATGTGCGGGGACTCGTGAACTACCTGTACCGGGGCGGGTCCTCGCTTCCTGCGGATTCCACCTGTTTTCACTACTCACGCGGCGATGTGGATTGCGATGGACGTGAGACAATTGTCGACATCGTGATTCTGGCATTCCATGTCCAGACCGGCTATCCGGTGCTGTGCAATCCGTGCGTAACGCAATGACATGAGATCGGAAGGTGGGTCACCTGCCCGTTCGCCTTCTCAGTACCTCACGTGTCGACGTGCCCCCTGCGGGCGGGAGTTTCCAGCCCCCTGCGGCTGATGGTATCCACAAGACAGATTACGCCTTTTCTCCGCCGTTCGGGGCGCACTCGTTGTCTTCGCGGCGGCAACGGATGCGTGCGCGCTCATCGGCGATCACGCGCGTATCCGCGCCACAAGCGGACAAGACACGCGCGGCCACTTCGACCGCCGCCTCGAGTTCCGCGGGGACAACATCGGTCGCCCCCGCCTGCAAAAGCGCATCGATCTCAGCCAGATAGCGCGTGCGCACCAGAATGGGCAGCGTGGGGGTCGCTTGCCGTGCCCGACGGATGGCTGTGGCCGCCGCCGCCGGGTCATTGACAAGCAAGACCATCATGCGCGCCGAGTGAATCCCCAGATGTTCCAGAAGCTCCAGGCTGGTGACGTCCCCGTAGATAATCGGCTCGCCGGCCGGCGCGGCCGTGCGCACGGTCTGCGGATTCAGATCGGCGACGACATATGGAATGCCGGCGGCCTTCAATGCGGCACCGAGTTCCTGGCCGGCGACACCCCATCCGGCAATGATGATGTGGTCGTGGCGCGCATCCGCTGCCCCAGAGGACCCCGGTATCTGCGTGCCACGAAACATCCGGCGGAGAAGACCAACACGTGCGGCAGACTCCGCCAAACGCGGTGCCAGTCGCATCAGGAACGGCGTCACGATCATCGACAGGATGATGGCCATCAGAAACGGCTCCCGGAACCTGAGCGCCACCAGGTCGGTGCCTTCCGCCGCCCGGTAGAGGACAAAGGAGAATTCGCCCACTTGGGCCAGCGTGATTCCGGCCATCACGGACGTGCGCAAAGGCAGACGCATCACCCACGATGTGAGCATCACGATCACGAACTTCCCGCAGAGGATCATCGCCAGTAGGGCGACGATCGCCCCAAAATCACGGGCGGCCAGACGGGGATCCAACAACATCCCGACGGAGATGAAGAAGACACTGGACAGCACGTCACGAAACGGGACGAGTTCGGCCATGGCCTGATGGCGATAGTCGCTCCCGGCGACGATCAGCCCCGCCAGAAACGCCCCGAGCGCGAGTGACACTCCCGCCAGCGTGGCCAGCCAAGCGGTGCCGATGCAAACCAGAAGCGCGGTCAGAATGAACAACTCACGCTGACGCGTCCCGGCGACCCAGTGCAGTAAGCGCGGCACAACCAGGTGCGCGGCCGCCAGGATCAGAAGCAGGGCGCCGATGCTGATGACGGCGGCCATCCAAAACCACGATCCGGCCGCCGTCGTCCCGGCTAGAAACGGGATCGCCAGCATCACCGGTACCAACAACAGGTCCTGGAAGAAGCAGATGCCGATGGCCAGACGCCCATGGGGAGCATCCAACTCATCCTGTTGCTGCAGTCCGCGCAGGATGATCGCCGTGCTGGACAGAGAAACGATGATGCCCAGCAAGAATGCCTGCTGGAAGGAGATTCCCTGCAGCGGGGCGGAAAGCAGGACGGCGACGACCGTGATCCCGACTTGCAGCGTTCCCCCGATGAGAATCACCCGCCACAACCGGCGAAACCGGTCCAACGACAACTCCAGACCGATCCCAAACAGCAGGAGCGCGACCCCGATGTCGGCCATCAGAGTCACCTGGTCTACGTCTCCGATCAGGCCCAGACCGCGCGGACCGACCAGAGTCCCCACGAGAATGAACCCGGCGATCGCCGGGATGCCAAGATGGCGCAGCAAAGAGACGACGAGGACCGCGGCCGTCAGAATGACCGCCAAGTCACGGAGAATGACGAGGTCGTGCATCAGCCGCCCCGCTTAGGTAGGGCATCGGCCTGCGCGGATGACCGCCAGCATCTGCCGATGCAAAGCCGCATTGGCCGCGACCGCCTGCCCATGCTTCAGTGTGAACGGCGCCCCGGTGAAATCGGTCACCAGTGCACCCGCCTCCAGACACAACAGCGTTGCGGCGGCAAAGTCCCACGGCGAGAGCTTCATCTCCCAGAAGCCATCGAACCGCCCGGCGGCGGTCCAGGCCAGATCGAGCGCGGCCGCGCCCATGCGGCGAATCGCACGCGCCGACTTGGCGAAGCGGGCGAAATGATCGAGATTGTCGATATTGGTTTCACGAATGTCGTAGGGGAACCCGGTCGCCAGGATCGCCGAGCCGAGCTCGGCGGTCGTCGAGACCGACAGTTTCTTCTCCCCAAGGTATGCCCCGGCGCCGCGCACGGCGGTGAACATCTCCCCGCCCAGCGGATGATGGACGATCCCGCAGATCGGCTCGTCGCCGCGCCACAGGCCCAACGAGACACAGAAGATCGGCAGCCCGTGGGCATAGTTCGTCGTGCCATCGAGCGGGTCGACATACCAGGCATACTCGCCGGACGCATTCTGCCGCGATCCCTCCTCGGCGATAATGGCGAATTCAGGGAATGCCGCCGCCAGCCGTGAAACGATCAACTCCTCGGCCCGCCGATCCATCTCCGTGACCAGATTGATCTGGCCCTTGAGTTCCACGGTGCGCCGACGTCCAAAGTGCTCGGCCAACAGATCGCCCGCAGCGCGGGCAATCGGCAGCGCGGCCTGCAGATATTCATGCCAGACCGGATCGGATGTCATCGGACCGTCGCGCATCAACTCAACCTTCCCCTTGAACAGAGACGATAACCTCCGGTGCCCCACGGCTTGCCGTGGGGTACGTTGCATGGCGGCGATTCCCACAGCAAGCTGTGGGGCACCATGCAACGCACCCCGAATTCACACCGTCACGCGCGGGGCAGCAGTTTCAACTGCCTCCTCCGGCTCTTCCTGCAGACGATACAACCGCGCGTAGATCCCGTCAAGGGCCAGCAACTCATCGTGGCTGCCGATCTCCCGCACGCGCCCATGGTGCAGAACGATGATCCGGTCGGCGGCACGGATCGTGGAGAGACGGTGCGCGACCACGATGTTGGTCCGTCCGGCAAACACGGCGGAGAGTGCCGCCTGAATCCGCGCCTCAGTTTCATGGTCCACCGAAGAAGTGGCCTCGTCGAGAATGAGAATCCCCGGATCGAATGCCACCGCCCGGGCGAACGCCACCAGTTGCTTCTCCCCGACCGAGAGACCGGAGCCGCGCTCGCCCACGGCACGCGCAAGCGCGCTGCCGCCGTTTCCCGCCAGACGTCCCAGTCCCACCCGCTGCGCTGCCGCCGCGATTGTCTCATCGTCGTGAGTGGCGACGTCCAGTCGGATGTTGTCCTTCACATCACCGGAGAACAGGAAGACATCTTGAGCAATGAGACCGACTCGCCGCCGCAACGCCCGGATGTCCCAGGCGCGGATGTCGACGCCATCGACGCTGATCGACCCGCGCTGGAACTCATAGAGTCGCGTCATCAGTCCGGCGATCGATGACTTTCCCGCCCCGGTGGCGCCGACCAATGCCAGCATCTCCCCCGGCGCGACCGTGAATGAAACATCCTCCAGCACCCAATCTTCGTGATTATAGGCAAACCACACATGGTCGAAGACAACCGTTCCCTCACCCGCGGACGGACGAACCACCGCAGGACCGGAGGGCACCGGCCCCGGATGCGCATTCGCCGGGCTACCGATCGCCGGAGTCGTGTCGAGCAGTTTGAATACGCGTTCCGCCGACGCCATCGCGCCTTGCAGGATGTTGTATTTCTCCGCCAGGTCGCGGATGGGAGAATAGAACCGCTCCGCGTATTGAATGAACGCGGCGAGCGCGCCGAACGTCATCGCCCCGGTCACGACCTTACCGCCGCCGTACCAGATGATCAGCGCCAGCGAGATCGCCCCGATCAACTCCACCACCGGGAAGAAGACCGCATACTGCAAGACCGAACGTTGGTGCGCCCCGCGCAGTTCGGCGTTGATCGCCTGGTGTTTGGCCTGGGTGGCCTCCTCCTGATTGAATCCCTGCACGACCGCCACTCCGGTCACGCGTTCCTGCCAGTAGGCGTTCATGCGGGCCACGAGACGGCGCACCTCGCGATAGGTGAGGCGGACATGCTGCTTGAAGATCCAGGTGGCGGCGAAGAGCAGCGGCAGCACGATGAATGTCACCAATGCCATCTTCGCGTTCAGGAGAATCATCGCCACGACAATGGCCAGAAGCGTGAAGACATCGCCGAAGATCGTCACGACGCCGGAGGCGAAGAGCTCATTGAGCGCGTTGACGTCTCCGGTCACACGGGTCAAGAGCCGCCCTACCGGATTGCGGTCGTAGAACCGCATATCCATGCGCATGAGATGATCAAACACCTGGGTTCGCAGGTCGAGCATCCCCTTCTGCCCGATCCACTGCGTCATGACCATATGCGCATACTGCACCGCGAACTCGAGGGCGAGAATGCCGACATAGACGGCGATCCAGACCACCAGCCCATGCAGGTCGCGCTGCGCAATCGGACCGTCGATGACCCGCTTGATCACCCACGGCCCGGCGATCTGCAGCGCCGACATGACCAAAAGCAGCAGAAACGCGGACGCCACCACGGCACGGTAGGGACGCAGATACCCCAGCAACCGGCGCATCAGCCGGTGGTCGTACGCCTTCCCGAGGGCTTCGTCTTCGAAGAACTGCTCAGTCATTGTATCTGTTCGTATGCCTTTCGCTCAAGGCCCGCTGGCAAGGGGCTTAAGCTCCTTGTTTGCCGGTACGAGACGCGACGTGCTACAACCGCTCCAGCTCCTCCCGCAGCGCCTCCTTCGCCACCCAGCGGGCATAGGCGCCGCCGCGCGCCAGCATCTCCTCATGCGTCCCCGAATCAACCAACTCACCCCGGTCGAAGAACAGGATCCGGTCGACCCGCCGCAGGGTGGATAGGCGATGCGTGATCAGAATGAGAATCCTGGTACCGAAGAGTGCGCCGACGCGCGCGGTGATTTCCTGCTCCGTCTCCGCATCGACCGCACTGAAGGCGTCATCGAGGATGAGGATCGGGGCATCGGAGGCCAAGGCCCGAGCGAGCGTCACACGCTGCTTCTGCCCCCCCGAAAGGGTGATGCCGCGCTCACCGACGATCGTCTCATAGGTCTCCGGGAACTCCGTCACATCCTTCGCCAGTGCCGCCCGCTCCGCGATCTCGTGCAGCCCTTCCGAAGACAGCCCGGCTTTCCCCACGGCGATGTTGGCACGCAACGTGTCGGAGAAGAGGAACGGCTCCTGCCCCACCAGCGCGACTTGGGAGCGCCAGACACTCACGGGAACGGTGTTGGCATCCACGCCGCCCATGATCAGGGTGCCATCGGGCACCGGATAGCGTCGCCATATCAAGTGCGCGACCGTCGACTTGCCGCTACCCGTGGGCCCTGCCAAAGCCACCGTCTCGCCTGGGACAATGGCAAACGAAATATCGGCCAAGGTCACGCGCCCGGCGCCACTGTCGGTTCCGGCGGCGACGTCCCCGGAACCGTTGCCGTTTCCCCTGCCGTTCCCCGAATACGTGAACGACAAATGCCGGAATTCCAATGATCCACGCGGAATCGTGGTGACGGCACGGTCAGCGGTCGGGTCGGCTACAGCGGGCTTGGTCTCGAAGATCGTCGCCAGCCGCCGCAATGAGACCAAACCGCGCTGATAGAGCGACACCACCCAGCCAAGGGCGATCATCGGCCAGATCAACATCCCCATGTAGACCGTGAACGCCACCAGCGTGCCGAGATCGATGCGACCGTCGATGACGGAGCGGCCGCCGATGTAGAGCACCACGATAATCGCCGAGCCGGAGATCAAGCTCATCAGCGGCAGAAAGGCGCCCCACATCTGGATCAGGCGCATGTTGCTGCGGAAGTAATCGCGGTTCTCGTCGCGAAAGCGCCGACTGCGGTCCGGCTCGGTGGCAAAGGCCTTGATGACGCGAATCCCCGCCAGCGACTCCTGCGCCGAGGCCGACAATCGGGAAAACGACTCCTGGATCGCCAGGTAGCGACGGTGCGCCACGCCCCCGAGAAGGTTCGTCAGGATCGCCAGTATGGGCAGGGGCAGAAGGGCCCAGAGCGCCAGGTGGACATCCAGGTGTAACAAGAGCGGCACCGCGACCAGCGCCACCATGATCGTGTTCGCCCCCTGCATCACGCCGGGGCCGACCAGCATCCTCACCTGCTCGACGTCCGAGGTCGCCCGCGTGATGATGTCGCCGGTCGGCGTGCGGTCGAAAAAGCCGCCATCCTGCTTCAGGATGTGTGCGAAGAGATCGCCGCGCAGATCATACTCGATCTTACGCGAGGCCCAAATCACCGTGCGTCGCATCAGGAAGCGAAAGATGCCCGCCACGACCGCCAGCGCCACGACCAGCGCGGCGTCCCAGACCAGAAGACGAGCGTCGCCGCCATGTTCGATCCGATTAATGGCCCGGCGCAAGATCAACGGCGCCACCATCGTCAGGGCATTGGTGATGGCAATCGATACCAGACCCCACCAGAAATATCTCTGGTAACGGACCAGATACGGCCGGATCAGATACAAGTAGCGGTACATGCGACTCCTGCCCACGCCCGGGCTGCCGTGTGTCTGTCTTGTGACATCCACGTGGCAGAATGAATTTAACGTGGCGGGACGCTCATCGTTGGAGGTATTTCATACCAGTCTCATCCCATCGACGTGCGTCAGCGTCACCCCAACGCCCCGCATGACCGTACCCATGTCATCCCGAGCGAATTCTGCCGCCTTTGGCGGCAGGGTGACGAGAGGGATCTGCTGTTGTCGTTCGTCCTCCGGATCTCGGATACAGCAGATTCCTCATCCGCCGCGGCGGATTCGGAATGACGGACGTATGTAGTTTGACAGACTCGTGTGGAGAGCTGTCCCATGGGCTCGGAACCGAAATTCGCCTGCGATGACCATTGCGGTCGCCTGGCGCGCTGGCTGCGCATCCTCGGCTTCGACTGCACCCACGATCAGACGATCACCGATGCCGCCTTGTTGACGGCGGCGCTGGCCGAAGAGCGCATCATTCTCACACGGGACGCTCGCCTCGCGGAACGGACGTTGGCCCGCCGTCGCATTCTACTGGATTCCCCCGACCCTCTGAAGCAGGTGGTCCAGGTCCTGCAAGACACGCGAACCACTGTCGATGACGGCCGTCTCTTTACCCGCTGCACCCTCTGCAACCAGCCAACCGATCCGACCGAACTCGCCGCGGTCATCGACCGTGTTCCACCCTACGTCCAGAAGACGCAGACGACGTTCCGCCTGTGCCCATCTTGTGGCCGCGTCTTCTGGCGCGGCACCCACGTGCAGCGAATGCTCAAGCGGTTACAGGCGACGGGGATCATCCCCTGGGCGTAGGGGCGTATTGCAATGCCCCCCTCCCCGCGAGGGACATCACAACAATGGCAACGATTGTAAGCTGCCTTCAGAACAGCGAGACGTGCACAGAGAGGTATTTGCGCGGATTGGCGCGGATGTCACTCACCAAGGCATCGATCTCACTGGCGGTTTCTTCCCAACGACGCAGCAGTTGATCGTCGTGGATCAGCCGGGGCAATGAGCCCGCGCCGGTGCGCATCTCGGTGACGACGTGCTGCACATCATCGGAAATCGAGTCCAGGCGATTGGCAAAGGCCATGATCACCGTGGCGGCGGAGTCGACCCGCTCGACGGCGCGGGCGGCGGTCGCTTCGTTTTGTTCCACGGTGCGCCGCAATCCGGCGGCCGCCGCGCCGAGATCGGTCACAGCCTGCGAGACATCGCCGCGCTGCTGTTCCACCAGGTCGGCAGTCTGCGCCGAGACCTTTTCGAGACTGGCGGCAATGGCATTCAGACGCGCCAGCGCCGAGTCGGAGCCGACGGAAGTACGGACGGCGCGCACGAGATCACGGACCTCCTGCGTCATCCGCCCCATCAAACCCATCACTTCGGGAATGCCCGTGTCGTACTCGCCGCGGGCCGGCGAATCGCGCGGCAGAAACTCCGCCGCCGTGCCCGTCTGCACGTCGACAAACCGCTCCCCCATGAGGCCGACGTTCTTGATCGTGAACAAGGCGTCGCGCCGTAAGGCCACGTCGTTGGCCAGATACAGCCCGACGCGTACGCCGCCGCCATCCAAGGCGATCGAGGCCACCTTCCCCTTGGTGACTCCGGAGACCGAGACCGGATCGCCGACATTGAGGGCACCGACATTCGGGAACCAGACATCCTGACGGTAGCGGCTCTTCTCCAACCGGAACCCCTTGAGCCAGAAGAGTCCCGCCACCAAGACGACCAACGCCACGAGGACCGTGGCGCCCACTTTCAACTCGGCCCGGGAGCTGTCCATGTGCGGTCTTCTACCCGCCCCGACTACTCCATCCCGCGGCAGTCGGGGGGGTCACGTCATGTTCTTTGTATCGACAGGATGGGCCCCGTGCCGCAAGGGATCGTGCCGGTCCCCGCCCGCTACTCGGTATCCGATTCGAGGTACTGCGACGTGGCATGACGGCGCATCATCTCCTCGGCCAGGGAACGGGAGAACTCCCGCGGCGTGTGCACGCCGTAGATCTTGAGCATGTGATTCATGGCGATCACTTCCGAGATGACCGTGATGTTCTTGCCGGGCGACAACGGGATCGTCACCAGGGGAATCTCCGCGCCGAGAATCGTCGTGAACTTATCCTCCAACCCAAGGCGTTCATACTCGGCGTCCTCGCGCCACAACTCCAGGCGCACCTCCACCTCGACGCGCTTCTGCAGCCGCACGGAGCGGATGCCGAAGAGCTTCTCAATGTTGATGATCCCGACGCCGCGAATCTCCATGTGATGTCCGAGATGCTCGCCGGGCGAGCCGATAATCACTCGCGGCGCCCGCCGCGTGATCTTGACGACGTCATCGGCGACCAACCGGTGGCCGCGCTCCACCAGATCGAGCGCCACCTCCGACTTGCCGACTCCCGACTTCCCCGTGTAGAGCAGGCCAACACCATAGACGTCGACCAGCGTGCCGTGGAGCTGCGTCGTGGGTGCAAAACGGACGTCGAGGTAGACGGCCAGACGGTTGATGAACTCCGTCGTTGACAGGCGCGTGCTGAGAAGCGGCGTCTGGTACTGATCGGCCAGCGCTTCCATCTCGGGAGGGGCGGGGAGATTCTTGGTGATGACGACCATCGGCAGCCCCAGCCGGTAGATCGACTCCAGAACGATGCGCCGGCGCTCAGGAGACAGCGAATTGAGATAGGTCATCTCGGTTTCGCCGATGACCTGGGTCCGCTCGTGCGGGTAGCGGTCCACATAGCCGGAGAGCGCCAGACCGGGCCGGTGGATCTCGGTGTTCTGGAGGCGCCGCTTGATGCCGGCACGACCCCCGACGACATGGAGCTCGAACTGCTGTCGTCGATCCTCCAGGAGTTTCTCGACGGTCACGACTTCCATGGCGTTGCTGACCTCCGGTCGTCGACCACGGGTCGTCTGGGTCGACGACTCAATACTCCTCGTCGGAAGAAACCGTCTCCGGCCGGGAAACGGTGCCCTTCGCGCCCGCGATCGCACGGGCATCCTTACTCTTCAATCGGTCCTTATATTTCTTCAGTTGCGCCTCCATCCGGCCGGCCGCCTCATCGATGGCGGAACGCATGTCTGTCGCCTCGCCGCGTCCGGTCAGCACGGTGCCATGCACCTTGGCCGAGGTCTCGGCCACATGGCGATGCTTGTCCACTTCCAGAACCCAATGGAGGTCGATGATGTTGTCGAAGAATCGCTCGAACTGCCGGGAGCGGGTCTCGACCTGGCGCTTGTCATCGCTGGTCAGCTCGCAGTGACGGGCGGTCATCCGTACGGGCATCGCTGGGTCCTTTCCCACTGTCGTCCCGCGAAGGGACAGGTTCATTCGCCTCTTGGAGCCGTGGGTTCATGACGGCGCGAAGGCCGTCTGGTTGACGAAGGAATGGTGTGTCTCAATGAAGCGCACCGTGCGCGTCAAGGAACGCATCACGATCGAGTGCGTGACCGCGCCGTCGTGTGTGAACTGCACGCCGCGCAGCATGTCGCCGTTGGTCACCCCGGTGGCGGCGAACATGATGTTCTCGCCCCGGGCCAGATCCTGTTCCGTGTAGATGTGGTCGAGATCGCGGATCCCCATGGCGTGCGCGCGATCGATCTCCTGCTGGTTGCGCGGCCGCAGTCGGGCCTGCATCGCGCCGCCGACACAGCGCAGGGCCGCGGCGGCCAAGACACCCTCCGGCGCGCCGCCGGTCCCCATCAGGACGTCGACGCCGGTGTTCGGCAGCGCCGTGGCGATCGCCGCCGACACGTCGCCGTCGGGGATCAGCTGGATCCGGCACCCGGTTTGCCGCACCTCGTCGATCAACGACTCATGCCGCTCGCGGTCGAGAATCACTACGGTCAGGTTTTCCAGCGACCGCCCCAGGGTCTTGGCGATGCGACGGAGGTTTTCGGCTGGAGACACTCGCAGATCGATGGCCTCCCGCGCCGCCTCACCGACCGCGATCTTCTCCATGTAGGTGTCTGGGGCATGCAGGAAATGCCCCCGCCGACCCACCGCGATCACCGCCAGCGCGTTCGGCCGTGCATACGCGACCGAGTTGGTGCATTCGAGCGGATCGAGGGCGATGTCGATCTCCGGTGGGTGACCCGTTCCCACCCGTTCGCCGATGTAGAGCATCGGCGCCTCATCCCGTTCCCCCTCACCGATCACGACCGTGCCGTCCACGTCCACATCGTTGAAGACCGAGCGCATGGCGCGTACCGCCGCCAGGTCGGCGGCATTCTTGTCACCCTTGCCCAGCCACTGCGCGCTGGCCAGCGCCGCGGCCTCCGTCACTCGGACCATTTCCAGGGCCAGGTTGCGATCCATCGCTGTGTCCTTGTGGCATCGATTACACTTCGTTCATCCCAAGAAAAGCAGACCCCTCGCTCCGCTCGGGGTGACAGGAGGTCCCCCCGACTTTCAAGGTGGAGTTGTCGTTCCGAGCGAAGCGAGGAACCTGCTTTTCCACGACCGCGGCCCATCCCCTCGTTCTGCTGGCAGATGCTGTCGTCATGTGATCAGCAAACCCGAAAAGCAACGGGACGAACGCCATGATACGTCCGTCCCGTGTACCGCGCCATCCCCGCGCGCAGACATGGCCATACCGCCTCGATAACTCTCAACTCCAGAGCCCCGTCGCCGCCGGCGCGGGGGAATTCGATGGGGACTCGGCGGAATCCCGGTCGGTGGCAGCCGGCTTGGCCGGCTTGTCAAAGACGCGCTTGCGGAATCGAGCCGCGGGAAGATGCAGCTCCTCGCGGTACTTCGTCACGGTCCGCCGGGCCAACTTGATCCCTTCCGCTTGGAGTCTCTGGTAGATTTCCTGATCCGACAGCGGGCGGCCCGGATCCTCCCCATCAATGATCGCGCTGATGCGTTGCTTCACCGTCGGCTTGGTCATCTGCTCACCGTCGGTACGCGCCACCCCGGAGTTGAAGAAGAACTTGATCTCGCGGACTCCCTGCGGGGTCTGCACATACTTGTCGTTGGCCACACGCGAGACCGTCGCGACATTGACACCGACCTTCCGGGCCACGTCCTCCATGATCAACGGTTTCAAAAACGCCGGCCCCTTCTCGAAGAAGTCCTTTTGCTCCTCGACGATCGCTTCCATGACCCGGATCATCGTCGAGCGCCTCTGATTGATCGCATTGAGCAGCCAGCGCGCTTGCTCGAGCTTCTCGCGGACATATTGTTTGGTCTCGGTCGGCACGCTCTGCCCGCGTCGGAGCAGGTCCTTGTATGCGTTGTTGATCCGTAGACGGGGAACATTCCGGTCATTGTGATAGACGGCATATTCCTCGTCGATCCGGTCCACGATCAGATCAGGGACAACGGGACGGGCTCCGACGGTGAACCGCCCCTGTGCCGGACGCGGGGAGAGTGTCCGCAAGTCCTCCATCGCCTGCTGAATCCGTTCGTGCGGGACCCCCAGCGCCTGCGCCAGTTGCATGTGCGTCTTGCGGTCCAGCTCATGCCAGTGCTCACGCACGATCCGCGCCGCCAGCGACTCGCCCTGATCCTTCTGGGACAGTTGGATGAGAAGCGATTCCTTCAGGTCACGCGCGCCGACACCGGGCGGGTCGAACGTCTGCACAAGCTTCAGGACAGTCGCCACCTTCTCGATCGGAACCTTGAGATCGGCCGCCATTTCCTCGACGCTGATCGGCAGCAAACCGTCGTCGTTGATGTTCCCAATGATGTACTCGCCGATTTCCAGCTCGTCGTCGGGCATCTTGGCCAACTGCAACTGCTCAATCAGGTGATCGTAGAGCGAGGTTTCCGCCACCGGGGTCCGCTCCAGCGTCTCGTCCGTCTGCTCGGTGACGCGTCGGGGGACGAACTCCGAGCCCTCCTCGAAATACGACTCCCAGTCGAACTGCTGCTCGGCGGCCGCCTCA
Coding sequences:
- the glpX gene encoding class II fructose-bisphosphatase, with product MDRNLALEMVRVTEAAALASAQWLGKGDKNAADLAAVRAMRSVFNDVDVDGTVVIGEGERDEAPMLYIGERVGTGHPPEIDIALDPLECTNSVAYARPNALAVIAVGRRGHFLHAPDTYMEKIAVGEAAREAIDLRVSPAENLRRIAKTLGRSLENLTVVILDRERHESLIDEVRQTGCRIQLIPDGDVSAAIATALPNTGVDVLMGTGGAPEGVLAAAALRCVGGAMQARLRPRNQQEIDRAHAMGIRDLDHIYTEQDLARGENIMFAATGVTNGDMLRGVQFTHDGAVTHSIVMRSLTRTVRFIETHHSFVNQTAFAPS
- the rpoN gene encoding RNA polymerase factor sigma-54 is translated as MKLELRLGLRQVLAPQLIQSLKMLQMPVLKLEQTLRQELATNPLLEEIEAVETEEMSEERELIDESTAGETPKTEAAAEQQFDWESYFEEGSEFVPRRVTEQTDETLERTPVAETSLYDHLIEQLQLAKMPDDELEIGEYIIGNINDDGLLPISVEEMAADLKVPIEKVATVLKLVQTFDPPGVGARDLKESLLIQLSQKDQGESLAARIVREHWHELDRKTHMQLAQALGVPHERIQQAMEDLRTLSPRPAQGRFTVGARPVVPDLIVDRIDEEYAVYHNDRNVPRLRINNAYKDLLRRGQSVPTETKQYVREKLEQARWLLNAINQRRSTMIRVMEAIVEEQKDFFEKGPAFLKPLIMEDVARKVGVNVATVSRVANDKYVQTPQGVREIKFFFNSGVARTDGEQMTKPTVKQRISAIIDGEDPGRPLSDQEIYQRLQAEGIKLARRTVTKYREELHLPAARFRKRVFDKPAKPAATDRDSAESPSNSPAPAATGLWS